In Parasegetibacter sp. NRK P23, a single genomic region encodes these proteins:
- a CDS encoding J domain-containing protein, protein MPVKDYYNTLGIPPQSGIQDIKRAYRKLAMRYHPDKNPDDPRAAILFREVQEAYRILSDPLLREKYHHDRWFNRAAGRTYSAPPDTTPYGILLKVLELEKYMNREDPFRTDREGLTAYILQLLDEEHLKILQYNNDAQLNTRIVLLLKHASRILHYRQVVNITPRMGLLAPNLTADLNKWERQSRLEAFWNRYKGLIALLIAGILCVLIYFIAK, encoded by the coding sequence TTGCCGGTAAAAGATTATTACAACACACTGGGGATTCCACCACAATCCGGCATTCAGGATATCAAACGCGCCTACAGGAAACTGGCGATGCGCTACCATCCCGATAAAAATCCAGATGACCCAAGGGCGGCTATCCTTTTCCGTGAGGTCCAGGAAGCCTACCGCATCCTCTCCGATCCATTGCTGCGGGAAAAGTACCACCATGATCGCTGGTTCAACAGGGCCGCTGGAAGAACCTATTCAGCTCCACCCGACACCACACCATACGGCATTCTGCTTAAAGTACTCGAACTTGAAAAGTACATGAACCGCGAGGACCCTTTCCGCACCGACAGAGAAGGACTTACCGCCTATATCCTTCAATTGCTGGACGAAGAACACCTTAAAATACTTCAATACAACAACGATGCACAACTGAATACGCGCATAGTCCTGCTGCTGAAACACGCTTCACGCATCTTACATTACAGGCAGGTGGTGAACATCACACCCCGCATGGGCCTGCTGGCACCTAATTTAACGGCCGACCTGAACAAATGGGAAAGACAAAGCAGGCTGGAAGCCTTCTGGAACAGGTACAAAGGCTTGATTGCCCTGCTCATTGCAGGTATATTATGTGTGTTGATCTACTTCATAGCGAAGTAA
- the gcvP gene encoding aminomethyl-transferring glycine dehydrogenase, whose product MNIFEQQATEFRNRHIGPTGNDTAAMLQTIGAASLDALTGKTVPTGIRMSKALQLPPAMSESEYLQHVKGVSLKNKVFRNYIGQGYYDTIVPSVILRNVFENPGWYTQYTPYQAEISQGRLESLLNYQTMVSDLTGLPIANASLLDEGTAAAEAMAMFFNGLNKTENITRPKFFVDADVFPQTLDVIHTRAVPIGIEVVVGDYRNAAPDESWFGALVQYPNDKGSVEDYRSFIEKVHAAGAYVAMTTDLLALTLLTPPGELGADVACGSAQRFGVPLGYGGPHAAFFASKDEFKRSIPGRIIGVSIDAQGNRALRMALQTREQHIKREKATSNICTAQALLANMAAMYAVFHGPEGLKNIAKRVALLTQALGEQLTAGGLELASNSYFDTIVVTNADASAIRPKAESNGINFRYFSNGSIGIALDETTTISDVLDILGIFGKEEEAASFSINHDTALTHIPTALTRTSEFLTHPVFNSHRSETQMMRYLKQLENKDLSLNTSMISLGSCTMKLNAATEMIPLSWSHFSKIHPFVPKNQAEGYQQIVDELSAYLCEITAFDACSLQPNSGAQGEYAGLLTIRDFHAANGEAHRNVMLIPISAHGTNPASAVMAGMKVVVVKALENGYIDVEDLKAKAAQYASQLAGIMITYPSTYGVYEETVKEITDIIHQYGGQVYMDGANMNAQVGLTAPGLIGADVCHLNLHKTFAIPHGGGGPGMGPICVKAHLAPFLPGHTFLNGSDQTKAVSAAPFGSASILLISYAYIRLLGAEGVKASTENAILNANYMRARLQGAYDVLYLGTNGTCAHEFIVDLRPFKRSAEIEAEDVAKRLMDYGFHAPTMSFPVPGTIMIEPTESEDKAELDRFCDAMLSIRAEIAAIEEGKSDKKDNVLKNAPHTQAVICADEWSHAYARSEAAFPLAYVKENKFWPSVSRVNNTHGDRNLICTCEPVSAYAEE is encoded by the coding sequence ATGAATATTTTTGAGCAACAAGCAACAGAATTCAGGAATCGTCATATTGGTCCCACCGGGAACGACACTGCGGCCATGCTGCAAACCATCGGCGCAGCCAGCCTCGATGCGCTCACGGGCAAGACCGTCCCTACGGGCATCCGAATGAGCAAGGCACTGCAACTTCCACCCGCCATGAGCGAGTCGGAATACCTGCAGCACGTGAAAGGAGTGAGCCTGAAAAACAAGGTTTTCAGAAATTATATCGGCCAGGGTTATTATGATACAATCGTTCCTTCGGTAATCCTGCGGAACGTTTTTGAAAACCCGGGATGGTACACGCAGTACACCCCGTACCAGGCGGAAATTTCCCAGGGACGCCTGGAGAGCCTGCTCAACTACCAGACGATGGTGAGCGACCTTACCGGTCTGCCCATTGCCAACGCGTCACTCCTTGATGAAGGCACCGCCGCCGCCGAGGCTATGGCGATGTTCTTTAACGGCCTCAACAAAACTGAAAATATTACCCGCCCTAAGTTTTTCGTGGATGCCGATGTGTTCCCGCAAACCCTGGACGTGATCCATACCCGCGCCGTACCCATCGGAATTGAAGTGGTGGTGGGCGATTACCGGAACGCAGCGCCCGACGAAAGCTGGTTCGGCGCGCTGGTGCAATACCCTAACGATAAAGGTTCGGTAGAAGATTACCGCTCTTTCATAGAAAAAGTACATGCCGCCGGCGCTTATGTGGCCATGACAACCGACCTGCTGGCCCTCACCCTCCTCACGCCTCCCGGTGAACTGGGAGCCGATGTGGCCTGTGGTTCCGCGCAACGCTTCGGCGTTCCCCTGGGCTATGGCGGTCCGCACGCGGCTTTCTTCGCTTCTAAAGACGAGTTCAAACGCAGCATCCCCGGCAGGATCATCGGGGTAAGTATAGACGCCCAGGGCAACCGCGCGTTGCGTATGGCCCTTCAAACCCGCGAGCAACACATCAAGAGAGAAAAAGCCACTTCCAACATCTGTACCGCACAGGCGCTGCTGGCCAATATGGCCGCCATGTACGCCGTGTTCCACGGGCCGGAAGGACTGAAAAATATCGCCAAAAGAGTGGCGCTGCTCACGCAGGCGCTGGGTGAGCAACTCACAGCGGGCGGCCTGGAACTCGCCAGCAACAGCTACTTCGATACCATCGTAGTCACCAATGCTGACGCCTCGGCCATTCGTCCAAAAGCAGAAAGCAACGGCATCAATTTCCGTTATTTCAGCAACGGCTCCATCGGAATTGCACTGGATGAAACCACCACGATCTCCGATGTACTGGATATTCTTGGCATCTTCGGCAAAGAAGAAGAAGCCGCTTCTTTCTCTATCAACCATGATACGGCACTTACACATATTCCGACGGCGCTGACCCGTACTTCAGAGTTCCTCACGCACCCCGTGTTCAACTCCCACAGGAGCGAGACACAAATGATGCGTTACCTGAAGCAACTGGAAAACAAAGACCTTTCGCTGAACACCAGCATGATTTCCCTGGGTTCCTGCACCATGAAGCTGAATGCCGCTACGGAAATGATCCCATTAAGCTGGAGCCATTTTTCTAAAATACATCCATTCGTTCCGAAGAACCAGGCAGAAGGCTACCAACAGATCGTGGATGAACTGAGCGCCTACCTCTGCGAGATCACCGCATTCGACGCGTGCAGCCTGCAACCCAACAGCGGCGCACAGGGAGAATACGCCGGACTGCTCACCATCCGTGATTTCCACGCGGCCAATGGTGAAGCGCACCGCAACGTAATGCTGATCCCCATTTCCGCACATGGTACCAACCCTGCATCCGCTGTAATGGCGGGCATGAAAGTGGTAGTGGTAAAAGCTTTGGAGAACGGGTACATTGATGTGGAAGACCTGAAAGCTAAAGCCGCGCAGTACGCTTCGCAACTCGCAGGAATCATGATCACCTACCCCAGCACTTACGGCGTATATGAAGAAACCGTAAAAGAAATTACCGATATCATCCACCAATATGGCGGACAGGTTTATATGGATGGCGCGAACATGAACGCTCAGGTAGGACTTACCGCTCCCGGTCTGATCGGCGCGGATGTTTGTCACCTGAACCTCCACAAAACATTCGCCATCCCGCATGGCGGTGGTGGTCCCGGCATGGGCCCCATCTGCGTGAAAGCGCACCTGGCGCCATTCCTGCCCGGTCACACTTTCCTGAACGGCAGCGATCAAACGAAGGCGGTATCGGCGGCGCCGTTCGGCAGCGCCAGCATCCTGCTTATCTCTTACGCGTACATTCGTTTGCTGGGCGCTGAAGGGGTGAAAGCTTCCACAGAAAACGCTATCCTGAACGCGAACTACATGCGTGCCCGTTTGCAAGGGGCTTACGATGTACTGTATTTGGGAACAAACGGTACCTGCGCCCACGAATTCATCGTGGACCTCCGTCCTTTCAAACGTTCCGCGGAAATTGAAGCGGAAGATGTGGCCAAGCGCCTCATGGATTATGGCTTCCACGCACCAACCATGAGCTTCCCGGTTCCAGGCACCATCATGATTGAGCCCACAGAAAGTGAAGACAAGGCCGAACTGGATCGTTTCTGCGATGCCATGCTCAGCATCCGCGCCGAAATAGCCGCCATTGAAGAAGGAAAATCAGATAAAAAAGATAACGTGTTGAAAAATGCGCCCCACACTCAAGCTGTAATTTGCGCCGATGAATGGAGCCATGCTTATGCCCGCTCTGAAGCAGCATTCCCCCTGGCTTATGTGAAGGAAAATAAGTTCTGGCCCTCTGTTTCAAGGGTGAACAATACCCATGGCGACAGGAACCTGATTTGCACCTGCGAACCGGTCAGCGCTTACGCGGAAGAATAA
- a CDS encoding cation:proton antiporter, which yields MTHLPELIEDLALILGAAGIFTLIFKKLKQPLVLGYILAGLLVGPNLDIFPTVGDQKSIQVWAEIGVIFLLFSLGLEFSFKKLMRVGGTSSVTGIFETSMMMVIGYVTGQMLGWSMMDSIFLGGIIAISSTTIIIRAFEELNLKNQQFAGQVLGILIIEDLVAVLLLVLLSTLAVSQQFSGGELLGSVVKLVFFLCLWFLAGIYLLPTLLKKARRFMNHETLLVVSLALCFLMVVLATKVGFSAALGAFIMGSILAETTLAEEIEHLTKSVKDLFGAVFFVSVGMLIDPKLLLEYAFPVVIVTIVVIVGKVLNVTIGSLISGQPLKQSVQSSMSLSQIGEFSFIIATLGLNLNVTSQFLYPIAVGVSVITTFTTPYMMRLSEPFYRFLEKNLPEKWRSSLNRYSAGAQTIQAESDWKTVVRSYLSVMLVNSVVIVAMILLSGRYFAPWMADQLENKLLASVLTVIINIGLMLPFVWALTAKKINSGAYTSLWLDSKYNHGPLVLLEVLRNLLAVLFLGFLLNQLFNIWVALVGSLLVIPFVIFIFRQKLQKFYSRIERRFMRNLHDRELSANTGANSDLSPWDAHLAYFTVSPDAQWVGGSLENLAWREKYGVNIASIERGARMIPTPQRTEQVYPYDKLAVIGTDQQLKDFRLVVEPVPGENNVPEEEMTLFKIIVDEHTHLKGKTVRGSGIREITRGLVVGIERNGERILNPPSDMVFEWEDVVWIVGDRKRLKDVH from the coding sequence ATGACGCATCTGCCTGAACTGATTGAGGACCTGGCACTGATTCTTGGAGCCGCTGGTATCTTTACCCTGATCTTCAAGAAATTAAAGCAGCCTTTGGTACTGGGTTATATCCTCGCCGGATTGCTGGTGGGGCCAAACCTGGATATCTTCCCCACCGTGGGCGACCAGAAAAGCATCCAGGTATGGGCCGAGATCGGCGTGATCTTCCTGTTGTTCTCCCTGGGCCTGGAATTCAGTTTTAAAAAACTGATGCGCGTTGGTGGCACCTCCTCCGTAACCGGTATTTTCGAAACCTCCATGATGATGGTGATCGGGTATGTAACCGGTCAGATGCTGGGCTGGAGCATGATGGACAGTATTTTCCTGGGCGGCATTATCGCTATTTCCTCCACCACCATCATCATCCGCGCATTCGAAGAACTTAATTTGAAGAACCAGCAGTTCGCGGGACAGGTATTGGGCATCCTTATTATCGAGGACCTTGTGGCCGTATTGCTGCTGGTATTGCTGTCCACACTTGCCGTGAGTCAGCAGTTCTCCGGCGGTGAGCTGTTGGGATCGGTGGTGAAACTGGTTTTCTTCCTCTGCTTATGGTTCCTGGCCGGTATTTATCTTTTGCCGACCCTGCTCAAAAAAGCACGGCGTTTCATGAACCATGAAACCTTGCTGGTGGTATCGCTGGCACTCTGTTTCCTGATGGTGGTGCTGGCCACCAAAGTAGGTTTCTCGGCGGCATTGGGTGCGTTCATTATGGGTTCCATACTTGCGGAAACCACCCTGGCGGAAGAGATAGAACACCTTACCAAATCGGTGAAGGACCTGTTCGGAGCGGTATTCTTCGTTTCGGTGGGCATGCTGATTGATCCGAAATTATTGCTGGAATATGCATTTCCGGTTGTAATAGTAACTATTGTAGTGATTGTAGGAAAAGTATTGAACGTGACCATAGGTTCACTGATTTCGGGACAGCCTTTGAAGCAATCGGTGCAGTCATCGATGAGTTTGTCGCAGATCGGGGAATTTTCCTTCATCATCGCCACACTGGGCCTGAACCTGAATGTAACGAGCCAGTTCCTTTACCCCATTGCCGTAGGCGTTTCCGTAATTACTACTTTCACCACGCCTTATATGATGCGGCTTTCAGAGCCTTTCTACCGTTTCCTGGAAAAGAACCTGCCCGAGAAATGGCGCAGCTCGCTGAACCGGTATAGTGCCGGCGCGCAAACCATCCAGGCGGAAAGTGACTGGAAAACGGTGGTGCGTTCCTATTTATCCGTCATGCTGGTGAACTCAGTGGTAATCGTGGCAATGATCTTGCTTTCCGGAAGGTACTTCGCACCGTGGATGGCGGATCAACTGGAGAATAAATTGCTCGCTTCCGTACTTACCGTGATCATCAACATCGGGTTAATGCTGCCGTTTGTATGGGCGCTTACCGCGAAAAAAATCAACAGCGGCGCATATACGAGTTTATGGCTCGACAGTAAATACAACCACGGCCCGCTTGTATTGCTGGAAGTGCTGCGTAACCTCCTTGCCGTATTGTTCCTCGGTTTCCTTTTAAATCAGCTCTTTAATATATGGGTGGCGCTGGTGGGTAGTTTGCTGGTGATTCCATTCGTGATCTTTATTTTCAGGCAGAAATTGCAGAAATTCTATTCCCGGATTGAAAGGAGGTTCATGCGTAACCTCCACGACCGGGAACTTTCCGCCAATACGGGAGCCAACAGCGATCTTTCTCCCTGGGATGCGCACCTTGCTTATTTCACTGTTAGTCCGGATGCGCAATGGGTGGGCGGCTCCCTGGAAAACTTGGCCTGGCGCGAAAAATATGGCGTGAACATCGCGTCCATTGAAAGAGGCGCGCGTATGATTCCCACACCCCAACGTACGGAACAGGTATATCCTTACGATAAACTTGCGGTGATTGGTACCGACCAGCAGTTAAAGGATTTCCGGCTGGTGGTGGAGCCCGTTCCGGGCGAAAACAATGTTCCCGAAGAAGAAATGACACTCTTTAAGATCATCGTGGACGAACATACCCATCTGAAAGGGAAAACCGTGCGCGGCTCCGGCATCCGGGAAATCACACGCGGACTGGTAGTAGGAATAGAAAGAAACGGGGAACGCATCCTCAACCCGCCTTCAGATATGGTTTTTGAATGGGAAGACGTGGTATGGATCGTAGGGGATAGAAAAAGGTTGAAAGATGTTCATTAG
- a CDS encoding DeoR/GlpR family DNA-binding transcription regulator gives MLKKERQAYILHQVDLHNKVLSSDLSVEMNVSEDTIRRDLNELAEEGRIIKVHGGALSKSFHISFQPTMVYSLDNKRTIARKAASLIQDGMFVLTSGGTTIIELARSLPPGLQATFITGSIPAAVEYMQHPSIDVILIGDKISKSSQITVGGEAISRIKEIRADLCFLGTNALDIQHGLTDNDWEVVQVKKAMIGSSEKVISLSISEKLNTYQRLKVTDIDQIDVLVTELTPEDALLEPYRNLGLTVL, from the coding sequence ATGTTGAAAAAGGAACGCCAGGCATATATCCTCCACCAGGTTGATCTGCACAATAAAGTGCTTTCTTCCGACCTCAGTGTTGAAATGAACGTTTCAGAAGATACCATCCGCCGCGACCTGAATGAACTGGCGGAAGAGGGCCGGATCATTAAAGTGCACGGCGGCGCCCTCTCCAAGTCGTTCCATATTTCTTTCCAGCCCACCATGGTGTATTCGCTCGACAATAAACGCACCATCGCCCGAAAGGCCGCATCACTTATACAGGACGGCATGTTCGTGCTTACCTCAGGTGGCACCACCATTATAGAACTGGCGAGGAGCCTGCCTCCGGGTCTTCAGGCCACTTTCATCACAGGCAGTATTCCGGCAGCCGTGGAATACATGCAACACCCTTCAATAGATGTGATCCTGATCGGTGATAAGATTTCCAAAAGTTCACAGATCACCGTTGGGGGAGAAGCCATTTCCAGGATCAAAGAAATCAGGGCTGACCTGTGTTTCCTGGGAACGAATGCCCTCGATATACAGCATGGTCTTACGGATAACGACTGGGAAGTGGTGCAGGTGAAGAAAGCCATGATCGGCTCTTCTGAAAAAGTGATCTCCCTTTCCATCTCCGAAAAACTAAATACTTACCAGCGGCTGAAAGTAACCGACATCGACCAGATAGATGTGCTCGTAACGGAGCTCACGCCCGAAGATGCTTTGCTGGAACCTTACCGCAACCTGGGTTTAACCGTGTTGTGA
- a CDS encoding adenosylmethionine--8-amino-7-oxononanoate transaminase: MEHLLEADARFVWHPFSRQKSKAPIVPVARGKGSLLFDEQGNPFVDAISSWWVTIHGHAHPYIAERIYNQALTLEQVIFAGFTHRPAVELAARLIPLLPGNFSKVFYSDNGSTATEVALKMAVQYWWNKSREHGVPPRTRILAFRNSYHGDTFGAMSVSERSVFTMAFHPLLLEVDFIDTPTPENIGELRAFLEKEGDAIAAFIYEPLVQGAGGIMMYEAGLLNQLLSLAHEKEIICIADEVMTGFGRTGTLFASEQVAEKPDIICLSKGLTGGTMALGATVCSEKVYSAFVHDDALRTFFHGHSFTANPLACTAALASLELFEKENTLKAVENIVFANRNFLPELELFVKKGLIRSPRICGTILAFELTSSAPDGYLNPIGQYITEEAMLLGVYLRPLGNTMYIMPPYCITKEELRKVYDTMLSLLKKLDGSQHG; the protein is encoded by the coding sequence ATGGAACACCTCCTGGAAGCCGATGCCCGGTTTGTATGGCACCCCTTTTCAAGGCAAAAGAGCAAAGCGCCCATTGTGCCCGTTGCCCGCGGAAAAGGCAGTCTGCTGTTCGATGAACAGGGTAACCCGTTCGTGGATGCCATCAGCAGTTGGTGGGTTACCATACACGGACACGCACACCCATATATTGCCGAAAGAATTTATAACCAGGCACTTACGTTGGAACAGGTGATTTTCGCCGGGTTCACGCACCGTCCTGCCGTTGAACTGGCCGCCCGACTCATTCCCCTTCTTCCAGGCAACTTCAGCAAGGTGTTCTATTCCGATAACGGCTCCACCGCTACGGAAGTGGCGCTGAAAATGGCCGTTCAGTATTGGTGGAATAAGTCAAGGGAACATGGCGTACCACCCCGTACCAGGATTCTCGCCTTCCGGAACAGCTATCATGGTGATACTTTCGGCGCCATGAGCGTGAGCGAAAGAAGTGTGTTTACGATGGCTTTCCACCCCCTGCTGCTGGAAGTGGATTTTATAGATACGCCCACGCCGGAAAATATCGGCGAATTACGCGCGTTCCTGGAAAAAGAAGGAGATGCAATAGCCGCTTTTATTTACGAACCGCTGGTACAGGGCGCAGGCGGCATCATGATGTATGAAGCAGGCCTGCTGAACCAATTACTCTCTCTCGCACACGAAAAGGAGATCATTTGTATCGCCGATGAAGTAATGACGGGGTTTGGCAGAACAGGCACTTTATTCGCCAGTGAACAGGTCGCTGAAAAACCCGATATCATCTGTCTTTCAAAAGGACTTACCGGCGGAACCATGGCCCTGGGCGCCACTGTTTGCTCGGAAAAGGTGTACAGTGCTTTTGTACACGACGATGCTTTGCGCACTTTCTTCCACGGGCATTCGTTTACTGCCAACCCGCTTGCCTGCACCGCGGCATTGGCGAGCCTGGAATTGTTTGAAAAAGAAAATACATTAAAGGCGGTAGAAAATATCGTTTTCGCTAACCGGAACTTCCTCCCTGAACTGGAATTGTTTGTGAAGAAAGGGCTGATCCGTTCTCCCAGGATCTGTGGAACGATTCTCGCTTTTGAACTCACCTCTTCCGCACCCGATGGTTACCTGAACCCCATTGGCCAGTACATTACAGAAGAAGCGATGTTACTCGGCGTTTACCTGAGGCCGTTAGGCAATACGATGTATATTATGCCGCCGTATTGTATCACGAAGGAAGAACTGCGGAAGGTTTACGACACCATGCTTTCACTGCTTAAAAAACTGGATGGATCACAACACGGTTAA
- a CDS encoding RNA polymerase sigma factor gives MNEHAKMVKECLQGNPAAQRQLYETFAGPMLGVCYRYTKSMTDAEDILQEGFVKVYRHLEQYKSEGELGAWIRRIMVNTALNYLKKSKKYQYDLSYEELNLHPVSYDHPTVKLHAKELAELVRQLPTGYQTVFNLHAVEGFTHVEIGAMLGISETTSRSQYSRARALLITWLEKYSMESKPRSYAGK, from the coding sequence ATGAACGAGCACGCCAAAATGGTTAAAGAATGCCTGCAGGGAAACCCGGCGGCGCAGCGGCAGTTGTATGAAACTTTTGCCGGACCCATGCTGGGCGTGTGTTACCGTTATACCAAGTCAATGACCGACGCGGAAGACATATTGCAGGAAGGATTTGTGAAAGTGTACCGCCACCTGGAGCAATACAAATCGGAAGGCGAACTCGGCGCCTGGATCCGCCGCATTATGGTGAATACCGCCCTCAATTACCTGAAAAAAAGCAAGAAATACCAATACGATCTTTCCTACGAGGAATTGAACCTCCACCCCGTTTCGTACGACCATCCCACCGTTAAACTGCACGCGAAGGAACTGGCGGAACTGGTACGGCAACTGCCCACGGGGTATCAAACAGTGTTCAACCTCCACGCCGTGGAAGGATTTACGCATGTAGAGATCGGCGCGATGCTGGGCATCAGTGAAACAACTTCACGTTCACAATATTCCCGGGCACGCGCGTTGCTCATTACATGGCTGGAAAAATATTCAATGGAATCTAAACCCCGCTCGTATGCAGGAAAATGA
- a CDS encoding PorT family protein — protein sequence MQENEFEQQVRHQLEQLQFKPSDEVWLKVEQEIRSRKRRRIMFWIPAAAAMLALSFGAWWFIGKEDGAGQQAGIAETHGEQHTQPKTGTEKGNAVKVTDEASAATNDMAVLPEENNATTAAGVSAEDKHISARKDIASAGKKKQHLHAEKLTGNALAATKKDGEKTSSSLQQLLENKLPNGAIVYNKSVDENAGNKVQRISEESGTEITSLQHSKINADELIVTRRNVSAPLILDKEVTSPPGLTTMLQGKLVCFSTPYSKQTKWTYGITASGGASWPVYNGAAAEKNLVADNTFAGSVGLAPIMRPTLVAPMAPVGVRPAAEPGAAFSFTAGIYGGREWKGKFGVKAGAQYTQLNTEYKVGDYVSYAGQVNLAGVNAPLRSYYQNGTAYNYTSNYHFLEFPVEGSYILNSRSRMPVSVTAGGTVGYLMKTDGLHYDKLNGIYYEDISLYNRTQVALQTGVSVKLLERGKQSLSAGPVFRYSLTPNRDKEMFQREHLTYLGLRVALGLR from the coding sequence ATGCAGGAAAATGAATTTGAGCAACAGGTGCGGCATCAGCTGGAGCAACTTCAGTTCAAACCTTCCGATGAAGTTTGGCTGAAAGTAGAACAGGAAATCCGTTCCCGGAAGAGAAGAAGGATCATGTTCTGGATACCCGCCGCCGCAGCCATGCTGGCGCTGAGTTTCGGTGCCTGGTGGTTCATTGGGAAAGAAGATGGCGCCGGACAGCAAGCCGGTATCGCTGAAACCCACGGAGAGCAACATACTCAACCAAAAACTGGCACGGAGAAAGGCAATGCAGTGAAGGTGACGGATGAAGCTTCCGCTGCAACAAATGATATGGCCGTTCTTCCGGAGGAGAACAATGCTACCACAGCAGCAGGCGTTAGTGCTGAGGATAAGCATATTTCAGCGAGAAAGGATATTGCTTCAGCCGGAAAAAAGAAGCAACATCTTCATGCTGAAAAATTGACCGGTAACGCGCTTGCTGCCACGAAAAAAGATGGGGAGAAAACCTCGTCTTCCCTTCAACAATTGCTCGAAAACAAATTGCCCAATGGTGCGATAGTTTACAATAAGTCTGTGGATGAAAATGCAGGTAACAAGGTTCAGCGCATATCAGAAGAAAGTGGAACCGAAATAACTTCATTGCAACACTCAAAAATTAATGCCGATGAGTTGATTGTTACACGAAGAAATGTTTCAGCGCCATTGATTTTAGACAAAGAAGTTACGTCACCGCCTGGCTTAACAACTATGCTTCAGGGGAAATTGGTTTGTTTTTCTACTCCTTATTCAAAACAAACAAAGTGGACCTATGGCATTACCGCCTCCGGCGGAGCTTCCTGGCCAGTGTACAATGGTGCAGCCGCTGAAAAGAACTTAGTTGCTGACAACACATTCGCCGGAAGCGTAGGACTGGCGCCCATTATGCGGCCCACGCTGGTTGCCCCCATGGCGCCAGTTGGCGTACGTCCCGCCGCAGAACCTGGTGCCGCGTTCAGCTTTACCGCGGGCATATACGGAGGAAGGGAATGGAAAGGCAAATTCGGTGTAAAAGCAGGTGCGCAATACACACAACTAAATACCGAATACAAAGTGGGCGACTATGTAAGTTATGCCGGACAGGTAAACCTGGCAGGCGTGAACGCTCCCCTCAGAAGCTACTACCAGAACGGTACCGCATATAACTATACCAGCAATTACCATTTCCTGGAGTTCCCGGTAGAAGGTTCTTACATCCTCAATTCCAGGTCTCGTATGCCCGTGTCCGTTACAGCCGGGGGAACGGTGGGATACTTAATGAAAACGGACGGACTCCACTATGATAAATTAAACGGTATTTATTACGAAGACATCAGTCTTTATAACCGCACACAGGTTGCCTTGCAAACAGGGGTTTCCGTTAAACTATTGGAACGCGGTAAGCAGAGCCTCAGCGCCGGACCGGTATTCAGGTATAGTCTTACTCCGAATCGTGACAAAGAAATGTTCCAGCGGGAGCATTTAACCTACCTCGGTTTGCGTGTTGCCTTAGGTTTGCGTTGA
- the queG gene encoding tRNA epoxyqueuosine(34) reductase QueG produces the protein MPLDSNTSQNTKLVKQYAREQGFSYCGIARATMLDEDARRLEQWLHKGFHGTMQYMENHFDLRVDPRKLVPGAKSVITLLKNYYPEKTQETDGPKISRYAYGTDYHEVIRAQLNQLLDSIRKNIGEVQGRGFVDSAPVLERSWALRSGLGWIGKNGNIISKQSGSYFFIATLITDLELDYDDPYAKDYCGTCTRCIDECPTEAILPDKTVDGSKCISYYTIELKDQLIPGNAGNFDNWMFGCDTCQEVCPWNRFSTPHHEPAFAPIPEIAKFSTEAWLDLTEDAFKKIFRHSPLKRSKHAGIQRNLQFITASSTQT, from the coding sequence ATGCCGCTTGATTCAAATACCAGCCAGAACACCAAACTGGTAAAACAATACGCCAGGGAACAGGGTTTCAGCTATTGTGGGATCGCACGTGCCACCATGCTGGATGAAGATGCCCGCAGGCTGGAACAGTGGCTCCACAAAGGCTTCCATGGTACCATGCAGTACATGGAAAACCATTTCGATTTAAGGGTCGATCCAAGAAAACTTGTTCCGGGCGCAAAATCTGTGATCACCCTCTTAAAGAATTATTATCCTGAAAAGACGCAGGAGACCGATGGACCGAAAATTTCCCGCTACGCATATGGTACCGATTACCATGAAGTGATCAGGGCACAACTCAATCAATTACTGGATAGCATCCGTAAAAACATAGGTGAAGTACAGGGAAGAGGATTCGTGGATTCCGCGCCGGTGCTGGAAAGAAGCTGGGCGCTCCGCTCCGGGCTCGGTTGGATCGGAAAGAACGGCAACATCATCAGCAAACAAAGCGGGTCCTACTTTTTTATCGCCACGCTTATTACCGACCTTGAACTGGATTACGATGATCCTTATGCGAAGGACTATTGCGGCACCTGCACCAGGTGCATTGATGAATGTCCTACCGAAGCCATTCTCCCCGACAAAACGGTGGATGGCAGCAAATGTATTTCCTATTACACGATAGAATTGAAGGACCAGCTTATCCCGGGCAACGCGGGCAATTTCGACAACTGGATGTTCGGGTGCGATACCTGCCAGGAAGTATGTCCATGGAATAGATTTTCTACCCCACACCACGAACCGGCATTTGCACCCATACCGGAGATCGCAAAGTTCTCTACGGAAGCTTGGTTGGACCTTACTGAAGACGCTTTCAAAAAGATATTCAGGCACTCCCCTTTAAAAAGAAGTAAGCACGCGGGGATACAACGGAACCTCCAGTTCATCACCGCTTCCTCAACGCAAACCTAA